In Nostoc sp. UHCC 0926, a single genomic region encodes these proteins:
- a CDS encoding metal ABC transporter substrate-binding protein — translation MKTLSGLLLALSFMVVACSPPQNTAVSPSPEVTTTPVAAGEQKTQSKLLVVTTVAPLTNIVSNIAGDRLEVKGIIPEGTDSHTFEPRPSDADLLSKANLIIANGLHLESPTEKLAIASKPKETKIFELGSKTITQDQWLFDFSFPKEKGDPNPHLWVNPKYAEAYAKLAAEQLTTLDPAGKDYYATNLKNYLQRLEALDKATREIVATIPAKNRKLLTYHDSWAYWAREYGFQVIGAIQPSDFKEPSAKDVAKLIDQVRKVGVPAIFGSEVYPSKVEEQIAREANVKTANTADDELPGKGSANALENTNPEHTYIGMMANNMRIIGSSLGGNSDLVKNLNTANVVGPTATK, via the coding sequence ATGAAAACCCTGTCTGGATTGCTATTGGCACTCAGCTTCATGGTAGTAGCTTGCAGTCCACCTCAGAATACGGCGGTGTCTCCCAGCCCTGAAGTAACAACTACTCCAGTTGCAGCAGGAGAGCAAAAGACACAAAGTAAGCTTTTAGTTGTAACAACAGTTGCTCCTTTAACAAATATTGTCAGCAACATTGCAGGCGATCGCCTAGAAGTTAAAGGCATTATTCCAGAAGGAACCGACTCTCACACCTTTGAGCCTCGTCCTAGCGATGCCGATCTACTATCCAAAGCTAATCTGATCATCGCTAATGGGTTGCATTTAGAATCCCCAACCGAAAAACTAGCGATCGCCTCTAAGCCCAAAGAAACTAAAATCTTTGAACTAGGCAGTAAAACTATTACCCAAGACCAATGGCTTTTCGACTTCAGCTTTCCGAAAGAAAAAGGTGATCCCAATCCTCATCTGTGGGTAAACCCCAAGTATGCTGAGGCTTATGCCAAACTAGCTGCCGAACAATTAACGACTTTAGACCCTGCTGGCAAAGATTATTACGCTACCAATCTGAAAAATTATTTACAACGCCTAGAAGCCCTAGACAAAGCAACACGGGAAATCGTCGCCACTATTCCCGCTAAAAACCGTAAACTTTTGACCTACCACGATTCTTGGGCCTATTGGGCTAGAGAGTATGGTTTTCAAGTGATTGGTGCAATCCAACCTTCAGATTTTAAAGAACCTTCCGCTAAAGATGTAGCAAAGCTTATTGACCAAGTTCGGAAAGTGGGCGTCCCAGCAATTTTTGGTTCTGAGGTCTATCCCAGCAAGGTAGAAGAACAAATTGCCCGCGAAGCAAATGTAAAAACCGCTAACACCGCCGATGACGAGTTACCAGGTAAGGGGTCAGCCAATGCACTTGAAAATACTAATCCTGAGCATACCTATATTGGCATGATGGCTAACAATATGCGGATTATCGGCTCTAGCTTGGGGGGAAATTCTGATTTAGTGAAAAACTTGAATACTGCAAATGTCGTCGGTCCAACAGCAACTAAGTAG
- a CDS encoding RNA-guided endonuclease InsQ/TnpB family protein, whose amino-acid sequence MRLTHQYRLRLTKQQITTFEQWLELCRRQYNYRLAERFNWWEQNRCDVNRCSIISCGIAPLKDKPNRWSQQKDLANTKALFSNYKDIPSHTLQDVIARVEKTFDRWLKGDSNGKRSGHPRFKGKGRYHSLTFPDPIKLEHLTGKFIQLPKIGKVKMILHRPIPDGFKIKTATITYKADGWYISLSLEDVTVPSLTTDVIPTSDNTVGIDMGLKSFLVTSNNQEVKIPQHYRKAEKRLKRLQRQLSRKRKGSNRRKKAIKRVAKSHLKVANQRKDFHYKTALWLLNQSQVIAYENLNIKGLAKSMLAKSVNDAGWGQFLQILNTKAASAGCLVVAVNPRGTSQECSDCGATVPKTLADRWHNCQCGASYCRDHNAARNIKHRAAGHPVLKAREMSDGIPGVT is encoded by the coding sequence ATGCGCTTAACCCACCAATACCGTCTACGCCTTACAAAGCAACAGATAACCACCTTTGAACAATGGCTAGAATTGTGTCGCCGTCAATATAACTACAGGTTGGCGGAACGGTTTAATTGGTGGGAGCAAAATCGCTGTGATGTTAACAGATGCTCTATTATTTCTTGCGGTATCGCACCACTAAAGGACAAACCTAACCGATGGTCACAACAGAAGGATTTAGCCAACACCAAAGCTTTATTCTCTAACTATAAAGACATCCCCTCCCACACACTCCAAGATGTAATCGCACGGGTTGAAAAGACGTTTGACCGTTGGTTGAAAGGAGATAGCAATGGTAAACGCTCTGGTCATCCCAGATTCAAAGGCAAAGGGCGTTATCATTCATTGACGTTTCCTGACCCTATCAAACTAGAACACCTGACGGGTAAATTTATCCAGTTACCCAAAATCGGCAAGGTGAAGATGATTTTGCACCGTCCCATTCCCGACGGATTTAAAATCAAGACTGCCACGATTACCTATAAGGCTGACGGGTGGTACATCAGTCTTAGCCTGGAAGATGTGACAGTGCCTAGCCTTACAACTGATGTTATACCCACATCTGATAACACCGTGGGCATTGACATGGGCTTAAAATCATTTTTGGTAACAAGTAATAACCAAGAAGTAAAGATTCCCCAACATTACCGCAAAGCCGAGAAGCGCCTGAAGCGGTTGCAGCGTCAACTTTCTCGGAAAAGGAAGGGGTCAAATCGTCGCAAGAAAGCGATTAAACGTGTTGCTAAATCTCATCTAAAAGTTGCCAATCAGCGCAAAGATTTCCACTATAAAACTGCATTATGGTTGCTAAATCAATCTCAGGTAATTGCATATGAAAACTTAAATATTAAAGGACTGGCAAAATCTATGCTTGCCAAGTCCGTAAACGATGCCGGATGGGGTCAATTTCTGCAAATTCTAAACACCAAGGCTGCAAGTGCTGGGTGTTTGGTAGTAGCGGTTAATCCACGAGGCACAAGCCAAGAGTGTTCTGACTGTGGAGCGACAGTTCCAAAAACACTGGCCGACAGATGGCACAACTGCCAGTGTGGCGCTAGTTATTGCCGTGACCACAATGCAGCACGCAATATAAAACATAGGGCGGCGGGGCATCCCGTCCTTAAAGCTAGGGAAATGTCCGACGGGATACCGGGAGTCACCTAG
- a CDS encoding TMEM175 family protein: MGKGRLEAFSDGVIAIIITIMVLEIKVPHGFDLAALRPLIPVFLSYVLSFIYIGIYWNNHHHLLQAVRHVNGRILWANLHLLFWLSLIPFVTGWMGENNFAAMPVALYGTVLLLAAIAYFILTRTLILHHGRDSALAIAVGGDFKGKISVVFYALAIPLAFVNSWFACALYVLLAIIWFIPDRRIEKTLTS; encoded by the coding sequence ATGGGAAAAGGGAGGTTAGAAGCATTCAGCGATGGGGTGATTGCCATCATCATCACCATTATGGTGCTGGAAATCAAAGTGCCGCATGGGTTCGATTTAGCCGCGCTGCGTCCGCTGATCCCAGTATTTCTGAGCTATGTACTGAGTTTTATTTATATCGGCATTTACTGGAACAATCACCATCATCTATTACAGGCAGTCCGGCACGTTAATGGGCGTATCCTTTGGGCTAACCTGCATTTGCTGTTTTGGTTGTCGCTAATCCCTTTCGTCACTGGCTGGATGGGCGAGAATAACTTTGCCGCCATGCCAGTTGCCCTTTATGGTACGGTATTATTGTTGGCTGCGATCGCTTACTTCATCCTTACCCGCACCCTCATTTTGCACCACGGTAGGGATTCTGCTCTAGCGATCGCAGTCGGTGGAGACTTCAAGGGAAAAATATCGGTGGTGTTCTATGCTTTGGCAATTCCACTTGCTTTTGTGAATTCATGGTTTGCTTGTGCATTGTACGTTTTACTTGCGATCATATGGTTTATCCCCGACCGACGTATTGAGAAGACTCTCACTTCCTAG
- a CDS encoding metal ABC transporter permease has product MDFLLTPFHYEFFRRAILVGMMAGLLCGIMGVYITTRRMSYIAHGLSHAILGGAVLSYVLGLNFYIGSGIWGFAAALLIQYLTGRKVYSDAAIGIVTTASFALGVAVISSYRKFSQNFEAALFGNVLGVSPNDLWVVTGVTIVLLSLVFLFYRPLLFWCFDREVAQVHGVPVFAMDTLFALMLATLLVATLNVLGVTLIISAVVIPASIARLVSDRFGYLMIISGILGAAISFVGIYLSYYLDIASGASVVLLSTAIFACVLLGMSLQARHKRRFSPFFTKHER; this is encoded by the coding sequence ATGGATTTTTTACTCACACCCTTTCATTACGAATTTTTTCGCCGTGCGATTTTAGTAGGCATGATGGCAGGGCTATTATGCGGCATTATGGGAGTTTATATTACAACTCGCAGGATGAGTTACATTGCCCACGGTTTATCTCATGCGATTTTGGGTGGAGCTGTGCTGAGTTATGTACTGGGCTTGAATTTTTACATTGGCTCTGGTATTTGGGGTTTTGCAGCTGCCCTGTTGATTCAATATCTGACTGGACGCAAAGTCTACTCGGATGCAGCTATTGGGATTGTGACAACTGCTAGCTTTGCTTTGGGAGTAGCTGTGATCAGTAGCTATCGCAAGTTTAGCCAAAACTTTGAAGCCGCTTTGTTTGGCAATGTATTGGGAGTTTCCCCTAATGATTTGTGGGTGGTGACAGGTGTAACGATCGTCTTACTGAGTCTTGTTTTCTTGTTTTATCGCCCATTGCTGTTTTGGTGTTTTGACCGAGAAGTTGCTCAGGTTCACGGTGTACCCGTTTTTGCAATGGATACTTTATTTGCTTTAATGTTGGCAACTTTACTGGTGGCAACACTGAATGTGTTAGGGGTGACACTAATTATTTCAGCAGTGGTAATTCCAGCATCAATTGCCCGATTAGTGAGCGATCGCTTTGGTTATCTGATGATTATTTCTGGCATTCTAGGAGCAGCAATTTCCTTTGTGGGGATTTACCTCAGCTACTACCTCGATATCGCCTCTGGAGCCAGTGTAGTGCTGCTTTCAACCGCCATATTTGCCTGTGTGCTGCTCGGTATGAGTCTGCAAGCCCGACACAAACGCCGTTTCTCTCCTTTTTTTACAAAACACGAACGGTGA
- a CDS encoding acyl-CoA dehydrogenase family protein has translation MIDFSLTQEQQMLQSLARDFAQNKIGPIVQIIEESNNLEMEPWDFCKQVFYKGAELGFTSLMVPKELGGMGRKCIDLAVVLEEIGAVDVSIACSYFNLTAAMSLFVSRVATQEQQERILSFVKSEKPHLFSAAESESNVATSDLFCPLPDPNIGMKTFAAREGNGYILNGTKSSLVTNAGIADAYFIIARTAMDKPLRESLSIFYVPTDTPGIKFGKKTQMIGWKASHHAEICLDNVLVAAQNLIGQEGEAGKLLMLVPEVAIGLAASYVGLARAAYEYALNYAKQRVSWGRPIIEHQAVALKLADMMINTQAARLVVWDAARTAETSPQLAATVKAPAAKTFAVDVAIKNAQTAVEILGGYGVTKECLAGKFLADATIGYSCDFTREVLRLGIVNFL, from the coding sequence ATGATTGACTTTAGCCTCACTCAAGAACAGCAGATGTTGCAGTCACTTGCGCGTGACTTTGCTCAAAACAAAATTGGGCCTATTGTTCAAATAATTGAAGAGTCTAACAATCTAGAAATGGAACCTTGGGATTTCTGCAAACAGGTGTTCTATAAAGGGGCTGAATTGGGATTCACATCCTTGATGGTTCCAAAAGAGCTAGGAGGTATGGGTAGAAAGTGCATAGACTTAGCTGTAGTGTTAGAAGAAATAGGCGCTGTTGATGTCAGCATTGCTTGTAGTTACTTTAATCTCACCGCAGCGATGTCGCTGTTTGTCAGCAGAGTTGCAACCCAAGAACAGCAAGAACGAATACTATCTTTTGTCAAATCCGAAAAACCACATCTATTTAGCGCCGCAGAGAGTGAATCTAATGTCGCCACCTCCGATTTGTTCTGCCCGCTCCCAGATCCCAATATTGGGATGAAGACCTTTGCAGCACGTGAAGGCAATGGATACATTCTCAATGGAACAAAATCCTCGTTAGTCACAAATGCTGGAATTGCGGATGCCTACTTTATCATTGCCCGTACAGCGATGGATAAACCATTGCGCGAAAGTTTGTCTATCTTTTATGTTCCAACAGATACACCTGGGATTAAGTTTGGCAAAAAGACACAGATGATTGGTTGGAAAGCCTCCCATCATGCTGAGATTTGCCTGGATAACGTCTTAGTCGCTGCACAAAATCTGATTGGACAAGAAGGGGAAGCAGGAAAACTACTGATGTTGGTTCCAGAAGTAGCTATTGGGCTGGCAGCTTCTTATGTTGGTTTGGCTCGTGCTGCTTATGAGTATGCTTTGAATTATGCCAAGCAAAGAGTTAGTTGGGGTCGTCCGATTATCGAACATCAGGCAGTGGCTTTAAAATTAGCAGATATGATGATTAACACCCAGGCTGCACGACTGGTAGTATGGGATGCTGCCCGTACAGCAGAAACTTCTCCCCAACTTGCCGCCACAGTCAAAGCACCAGCCGCCAAGACTTTTGCAGTGGATGTTGCAATCAAAAACGCACAAACAGCAGTTGAAATTCTTGGGGGCTATGGGGTGACAAAAGAGTGTTTGGCTGGCAAGTTTCTTGCTGATGCAACTATCGGGTATTCCTGTGACTTTACGCGAGAAGTCTTGCGTCTGGGGATTGTGAATTTTTTGTAA
- a CDS encoding metal ABC transporter ATP-binding protein: MEPILEVRNLTCGYQTQPVFTGVNLTLYPGQLTGLVGPSGSGKSTLIRAILGLVIPWTGEIWFRGKRLKPGLAPPLVGYVPQVETVDWTFPVTALEVVMMGRYQKQKMLPWSSKRDRQVASELLERVGIAHVAHQPIGNLSGGQQQRVFIARALVGEPEIVLLDEPTSSSDLHVQHELLHLLADLNQQGLTIILSTHDLNSVATHLPWVVCFNHGLISQGEPIDIFTPANLEQTFGGEMVVFYQEDRILIASGGTSVRHQMQDNLPHALRRSNSKSA, translated from the coding sequence ATGGAACCGATACTTGAAGTTAGAAATTTGACTTGTGGCTACCAAACCCAGCCAGTTTTTACGGGTGTTAATTTGACGCTTTACCCTGGTCAACTGACCGGCTTGGTGGGGCCTTCTGGCAGTGGTAAAAGCACTTTAATTAGAGCGATTTTAGGGTTGGTGATTCCTTGGACTGGAGAAATTTGGTTTCGAGGAAAGCGCTTAAAGCCTGGATTAGCACCGCCTTTGGTGGGCTATGTGCCGCAAGTGGAAACAGTAGATTGGACTTTTCCCGTCACGGCTCTGGAAGTGGTAATGATGGGGCGTTACCAAAAACAGAAAATGCTGCCTTGGTCTTCAAAACGCGATCGCCAAGTTGCTAGCGAACTCCTAGAACGCGTCGGCATTGCCCATGTTGCCCATCAACCCATCGGTAATCTATCCGGTGGTCAACAGCAAAGGGTTTTCATTGCCCGTGCTTTAGTAGGAGAGCCGGAAATCGTTCTTTTAGATGAACCTACCAGTAGTTCAGACTTGCACGTTCAACACGAACTTTTGCACCTATTAGCTGATTTGAATCAGCAAGGTTTGACAATTATCCTCTCCACCCATGACCTCAACTCAGTAGCTACTCATTTGCCTTGGGTAGTTTGTTTCAACCACGGTTTAATCAGCCAAGGTGAACCGATCGATATCTTCACTCCCGCCAACCTTGAGCAGACTTTTGGTGGAGAAATGGTGGTTTTCTATCAAGAAGACCGAATCTTAATCGCTAGTGGCGGTACTTCTGTACGCCATCAAATGCAAGATAATTTGCCCCACGCACTACGCCGCTCTAACTCGAAGTCTGCTTAA
- a CDS encoding transaldolase family protein has protein sequence MAIYLDSAIASEAEVVKLWGWVKGITTNPTLLSQSDIPPETTLKKLVALTSGPLYYQLVASDKAGMLAEGRKAFEIIGSQTILKIPATPLGFEVVAILSSEITCSVTAIYSAAQAAVAREAGAKITIAYVNRATRLLGDGIALIRDMASVLQGSDTEILAASIKSPEEAAASLQAGADHLTLPLAMLQAIATHQFSQKTVEEFAKGGIGLTI, from the coding sequence ATGGCAATTTATCTAGACTCGGCGATCGCATCTGAAGCTGAAGTTGTTAAGCTTTGGGGATGGGTGAAAGGCATTACAACAAATCCCACGTTGTTGTCTCAAAGCGATATCCCACCAGAAACCACGCTCAAAAAATTGGTTGCCTTGACTTCTGGCCCGTTATACTATCAACTTGTGGCATCTGATAAAGCTGGAATGCTAGCTGAAGGTAGAAAAGCTTTCGAGATTATTGGTTCGCAAACAATTTTGAAGATTCCTGCAACACCGTTAGGGTTTGAAGTGGTGGCGATTCTATCCTCAGAAATTACTTGTTCAGTGACAGCGATTTACAGTGCAGCACAGGCAGCAGTAGCACGGGAAGCAGGTGCTAAAATTACCATAGCTTATGTAAATCGCGCTACACGGTTGTTAGGTGATGGTATTGCCTTAATCCGGGATATGGCTAGCGTCCTCCAAGGCAGTGATACTGAAATCTTGGCAGCTAGTATCAAATCTCCCGAAGAAGCAGCCGCCTCATTGCAAGCTGGGGCGGATCATTTGACTTTACCACTGGCAATGTTGCAGGCGATCGCTACTCATCAATTTTCACAAAAAACTGTTGAAGAATTCGCTAAAGGAGGTATCGGCTTAACGATTTAA
- a CDS encoding sigma 54-interacting transcriptional regulator: MTSPETVTWLQERTTLGILSPEVLNAIAQVIEEQVVSAETDLVSEGTPSEALYILVEGQLESNSTNETNPALACGFLPGAVIELKELLLDELTPFTITTVTECHLWVVPAAKFRELATQYPEIAQAFSRQLAQELAQVTSALGYEQERSVALRPYLVTKAQRGIIGTSRYAVRLREQIREAAADRKSVDIFGEPGLEKDNIAALIHFGSPKRRQPIIKVNCGILQTSGADLFGRAGGKPGLLEWLGEGTLVLNNIQELPEELLPPVTQLLKTGTYTPVARSGEAAPEPRPSTARILIVSEKTQPTIERSVGHIIKVPPLRVRKTDIQAQVEYYTSLYIRARGVPKPHITPEALRRLQSYDFPGNLKELKNLVERAIVQAEGANELTEEIFWPAETKKKRFRVNLLNAYPRLRRFLRSPWWPDRVNYGFTATAFAIIVAVLFIGPQTRDRNFVLNFFWAWWWPFFLFLFPFLGRIWCSVCPFMIYGEITQKLSLWLWPRKLKRWPREEAEKWGGWFMFGLFSLIFLWEELWHLENTAYLSACLLLLITAGAMIFSALFERRFWCRYLCPIGGMNGLFAKLSMTELRAQQGICSASCTTYQCYKGGPQKGEGMETNGCPLYSHPAQLEDNRDCVLCMTCLKACPHRSVEFNLRPPGIELWTTHVPRTYEVALLFLLLGGIYLHRLPELQSWLGLQLDLTQFWQHFGLSLLVLIIPAIFTFAAYGLLQVFNFNRKPRSFVELAYGYLPLVLGGNLAHYLRLGLGEGGRILPVTFATLGLSGEQLPILVAHPAVIAFLQGATIIFSVLMTMLLTQKIAKQPVRSLLWQHLAAIALGVSMWAIIVF; the protein is encoded by the coding sequence ATGACATCTCCAGAAACGGTTACATGGCTACAAGAACGGACGACTTTAGGAATTCTCTCGCCTGAAGTGTTAAATGCGATCGCTCAAGTAATTGAAGAACAAGTAGTGAGTGCCGAAACTGACCTAGTTAGCGAAGGCACTCCTTCAGAAGCCCTTTATATTCTTGTAGAAGGTCAACTCGAAAGCAATAGCACCAATGAAACCAACCCAGCCTTAGCTTGTGGATTCCTCCCTGGTGCAGTGATTGAACTCAAAGAATTGCTGTTGGATGAATTAACTCCATTCACAATCACTACGGTAACAGAATGTCACTTGTGGGTTGTGCCTGCTGCTAAATTTCGGGAATTAGCCACCCAATACCCCGAAATTGCTCAGGCTTTTTCCCGCCAATTGGCTCAAGAATTAGCTCAGGTGACATCTGCACTTGGCTATGAACAAGAACGATCAGTAGCTTTGCGACCATATTTAGTCACCAAAGCACAACGCGGAATTATCGGTACAAGTCGCTATGCTGTGCGGCTACGGGAGCAAATTCGAGAAGCAGCTGCTGACCGCAAATCAGTGGATATTTTTGGCGAACCAGGGTTAGAAAAAGACAATATAGCAGCCCTAATCCACTTTGGTTCTCCAAAACGGCGACAACCAATTATTAAAGTAAATTGTGGTATTCTCCAAACGAGTGGTGCAGATTTATTCGGTCGCGCAGGCGGTAAACCAGGACTGTTGGAATGGTTGGGAGAAGGGACTTTAGTTCTCAACAACATCCAAGAATTGCCCGAAGAATTATTACCTCCCGTGACGCAGTTGCTCAAAACTGGCACATATACCCCCGTGGCTCGTTCGGGAGAAGCAGCACCTGAGCCTCGCCCCAGTACAGCCAGAATTCTGATTGTTTCAGAAAAAACTCAGCCGACAATTGAACGTTCTGTTGGTCACATTATTAAAGTACCACCGCTCCGGGTGCGGAAAACCGATATTCAGGCACAGGTTGAATATTATACTAGTCTCTACATTCGGGCTAGAGGCGTTCCGAAACCGCATATTACCCCAGAAGCTTTGCGTCGCCTCCAGTCCTATGATTTTCCTGGGAACCTCAAGGAATTGAAAAATCTGGTAGAAAGAGCGATCGTGCAAGCGGAGGGTGCCAATGAATTAACAGAAGAAATTTTCTGGCCAGCCGAAACTAAGAAAAAACGATTTCGGGTGAATCTTTTAAATGCCTATCCCCGTTTGCGGCGGTTTTTACGTAGTCCCTGGTGGCCCGATCGGGTTAACTATGGTTTTACAGCAACGGCTTTTGCGATTATTGTTGCAGTGTTATTTATTGGGCCTCAAACCCGCGATCGCAATTTCGTATTAAATTTCTTTTGGGCTTGGTGGTGGCCTTTCTTCTTATTTCTCTTTCCCTTTTTGGGACGTATCTGGTGTTCTGTTTGTCCCTTCATGATTTACGGGGAAATTACCCAAAAGTTATCTTTATGGCTGTGGCCTCGAAAACTCAAGCGCTGGCCGAGAGAAGAAGCTGAGAAATGGGGCGGATGGTTTATGTTTGGTTTGTTCTCCCTAATTTTCTTATGGGAAGAACTCTGGCATTTAGAAAATACCGCCTATCTTAGCGCTTGTTTGCTGCTGTTAATTACCGCTGGGGCAATGATTTTCTCTGCTCTTTTTGAGCGGCGGTTTTGGTGTCGGTATCTCTGTCCCATCGGCGGGATGAATGGTTTATTTGCCAAACTTTCAATGACGGAACTCCGGGCACAGCAAGGTATTTGTTCTGCCAGTTGTACCACGTATCAGTGCTATAAAGGTGGGCCGCAAAAGGGCGAAGGGATGGAAACTAATGGATGTCCTTTATACTCGCACCCAGCGCAGTTAGAAGATAACAGAGATTGCGTACTGTGTATGACTTGCCTGAAAGCCTGTCCCCATCGTTCCGTTGAGTTCAACTTGCGTCCCCCTGGAATTGAACTGTGGACAACTCATGTACCCCGCACCTATGAAGTAGCATTATTGTTTTTGTTGTTGGGTGGGATATATCTGCATCGCTTGCCAGAATTGCAATCTTGGTTGGGGTTACAACTGGATTTAACTCAGTTTTGGCAGCACTTCGGATTATCGCTCTTAGTGTTAATTATCCCAGCAATTTTTACCTTTGCAGCTTATGGGTTGCTGCAAGTGTTCAACTTTAACCGTAAGCCTCGATCATTTGTAGAACTTGCCTATGGCTATCTACCATTAGTTTTGGGGGGAAACTTGGCTCACTATCTGCGTTTGGGTTTAGGCGAAGGCGGGCGGATTTTACCCGTTACTTTTGCTACTCTTGGTCTGAGCGGTGAACAATTACCAATATTGGTTGCTCACCCGGCTGTGATTGCCTTTTTGCAAGGAGCAACGATAATTTTCTCAGTGTTGATGACTATGTTATTAACGCAAAAGATTGCCAAGCAACCAGTGCGATCGCTCCTTTGGCAACACTTAGCAGCGATCGCTTTGGGAGTTAGTATGTGGGCGATTATCGTGTTTTGA
- a CDS encoding eCIS core domain-containing protein: MSEAKVNHFYFLFILTQQHMEATKLEIQASIQRESLPEDDYMQMKPERSIQRESLPENDYMQMKPERSIQRESLPEDDYMQMKPMVQRRAYVGGIGTSPDLETGIQQARGSGQPLAKSVRQPMEQAFGADFSGVKVHTDTQADQFNQSIQAKAFTTGQDVFFRQGAYELGSRGGQELLAHELTHVMQQKGRSVQRQKQNQDIQLSTKELLPIESAPADWTIQCMLTTEQNNPEQQNAPSTQLTGATQVKYLAKNLILQGVEEKTVKDLVEKILVQVRTKGEKEKIAANVSGHLYELLKWEKYVKKKYNTNEASNKADLIYIKNGETRASQIKWSTSENKRSAYKNINNVIEQLTGKKGEQPPSDARLIVDVVIQNISVKDRIKEEDLRTKLEHSKIRIN; the protein is encoded by the coding sequence TTGAGTGAGGCTAAAGTCAATCATTTTTATTTTTTATTTATTCTTACACAGCAGCATATGGAGGCAACCAAACTAGAGATACAGGCGAGTATACAGCGAGAATCGTTGCCAGAAGATGATTATATGCAAATGAAGCCAGAACGCAGTATACAGCGAGAATCGTTGCCAGAAAATGATTATATGCAAATGAAGCCAGAACGCAGTATACAGCGAGAATCGTTGCCAGAAGATGATTATATGCAAATGAAACCGATGGTGCAGCGTCGTGCGTATGTCGGTGGCATAGGTACATCTCCTGATTTAGAAACAGGTATACAGCAGGCACGGGGGAGCGGACAACCACTAGCTAAAAGTGTTAGGCAACCAATGGAACAGGCTTTTGGGGCTGATTTCAGTGGAGTGAAGGTTCACACTGATACTCAGGCTGATCAGTTTAATCAATCGATACAGGCAAAGGCGTTTACTACGGGGCAAGATGTGTTCTTCCGACAGGGGGCGTATGAGCTGGGGAGTCGCGGGGGGCAGGAGTTGTTGGCGCATGAGTTAACTCATGTTATGCAGCAAAAAGGGAGATCTGTACAGCGACAAAAGCAGAATCAAGATATTCAGCTATCTACAAAAGAATTGTTGCCTATAGAGTCTGCGCCAGCAGATTGGACTATCCAATGTATGTTAACTACGGAACAAAATAACCCAGAGCAACAAAATGCACCAAGCACCCAGCTAACAGGAGCAACGCAGGTGAAATATCTTGCTAAAAATTTGATCTTACAAGGTGTTGAAGAAAAGACCGTGAAGGATTTGGTTGAAAAAATACTCGTTCAGGTTAGGACAAAGGGAGAAAAGGAGAAGATCGCCGCTAATGTAAGCGGACATCTGTATGAATTGCTAAAATGGGAGAAGTATGTCAAGAAAAAGTATAATACTAACGAAGCAAGTAATAAAGCAGACTTAATATATATAAAAAATGGTGAGACAAGAGCTTCACAGATAAAATGGTCAACGTCTGAAAACAAGCGGAGTGCATACAAAAACATAAATAATGTGATAGAGCAGTTAACAGGAAAAAAGGGAGAGCAACCACCATCGGATGCAAGACTGATAGTAGATGTCGTCATACAAAATATATCGGTAAAAGACCGCATTAAAGAGGAAGATTTAAGAACAAAACTAGAGCATTCAAAAATAAGAATAAACTAG